The genome window GCCTCCCAAAGCTAGGAGGCCCCAGGGCTCAATCCTCAGACTTCTGTTCTCTATCTACCTACCCTCGGCCTGATTGCATCCagtcttattattttaatacCCTCGAGTGCAGTGACCCTCAAGTCTCTCACTGGGACCTCTCCCCTGTACTCCCAACTCAAACAGCTGCTGCCACACGACAGGACACTGTGTGTCCCATAGTCACGATCTCAGCCCCACACGTCCAAAATTAAGCTCTTGCTTTTTCTGCTGCACCATGCCATCCTTCCAGTCATTTTGGGTAGAGCCCCGGCATATCACCCTCTGCCTGATCCATCAGGTAATTTTGCTGGGCCAACTATAAAAGTGCGTCTGGAATCTACCTCTTTCTCACTGCCCCCTTGGCCACTGCCCTGGCCCAGGCCACCACTGCCTTCCACCTGAGTGGTGGCCCTGGCAGCTGGACGTCTGTGTGACCTGGCAAGACTGCTGCTCTCTGACCTCTGACCTCTTCCTCTCACTCACCCCCAGGCCAGACCTGCTCCCCTGTGGTCTCTGCTCCTGCTGTCCTGGTGTCAGTGGCTCCTGCCCAGTTCTCTAACCTGTCACCTCCTTAACCTCTGCTCTAACCCAGCTTCTCTGATTGCACATCCTCCTCTCTGCTGCTCCTATACCCTTCCCTGCACAGATCTCCTCAGCACCAGCCTCCAACGTCCTGTGTGAGCCACCTGCTCCATTTTATGTCTGTCCCTTGTCTAGAACACACACTCCACCAGGGCAGGGACTTCCATGCTGTTCCCTCAGCAGCACAGAGCCTGCCAGGTAGTAAGTGCTCCATAATTACGAGTAGGATGAACACCTGGATGCTCAGTGTCCTGGAGGGACTGACCCACGAGGCTCTGGGAGGCACAAGAGTGGAGGCCAAGCAGAGTGGCTTCTAATCCTCTCTGGCCCCTGACTCACCCAGGCAGACCCCTTCCTGTCTGGGCCTGGCTCTCACACCTGAAGAGTCAAGGATCAGGCAATGGTGTCTACAGCCCTTGCCCGCCCCTGCTAGGAGCCAGAGATGCAGGAGCATACCCTGGCCTCCTTCCCTGGCTCAAACTCCCAGGACTCCTGCCTCTGCCAAGCTGCCTTGGGAGACCCTGTTCCCAACAGGCCTGCCTCCTGGGTGTCTTGGCCCATGGATGCCTGAGCTGTCCAGGCCCTGCAGTTCTGTGCTGAGTCCATGGCCTTTGGTCCAGGAGTACCTTTTCCTGGCCTTGCTCTGCATTCAGCAGGCACAGGGGACAGGGCTCTCTCTGGGACCCTTGTACCGTGGGTTGATTCTGGTGGAGTTACTGATTTGGAGGGGCCCTCCGTCCTTCAGCAGAACAAATACCCCCGAGGTGCCTGACTGGAGCCGTGAGGCTTGCAGTAGCCccatacaggttccacagaggtGGTGAGGCCACTGAAGGGTATCTGCAGCCCTGGAGGTCCTGGGACCTAGGGTGGTGACCCAGGGGATGCCACCCGGGACCACCTTCACAAGTCCAGCCAGCCCAGCCCGGTGGGAGGCAGGTGATAACCCCAGTTTCCAGGGTCCTTCTTCTGGGCCTGCACCAAGGATGACTGAGGACCCTcaggggatggggtgagattCCAAAGGCAAAGATGTTTGACCCTTTCGTCCCTAGCTGTTGCCCTCACATCCAGAACCATATGAGATAAGCCCAGTAAAAATTCGTGGAACGTCTGGGTGTGGAGGCAGAGCCTGAAGCGGTGGTCCCTAACCCAAGGCCATCAGACTGACTAGATGGGGCTGGGGGGGCGGGACTCAGCCAGGGCCAGGGTCCTGATCCGGCTCAAGGAAAGACGGGACTGCCAGTCCTCCCTACCATGAGCCACACGACCTCGGTTTGTCAAGTGGGGTCAAGGGCCCGTCCGCCTCCGGACTGGAGAGGACCAGTCAAGAGAAAACAGCCCAGAGAGAGCCTCTCGGGAGGGTCCCTCGTGGTCCCCGTCCCTGCTCACAcgccacctcctcagagaggcctttcccCTACAGAGGTCACTTCCCACACATTCCCCATAGATGCAGGCTGGGGTCTGAGGCAGGAGGAGGGTGCAGGGCGGCCCGTGAGGGGCCAGGAGAGGTGGAACGTGGGCGCCGGACCTGCAGGCCCAGCACCTGCAGGGCACAGCGCGGGTGGGAGGCGAGCGCGAGTCCGAGCGTCGCCGAGCGAGCCCGGGAAGGGCTGGGGTTCCCCGCGTGCCCGGGTGCGAGGATCCCCGGGAGGGCCCGCGCTTGGCAGCGGGGGAAGCAGCGGCGGCGGCCGGGACCGCACCCCCCACCCCGACGCTCAGCCCCGCGCCCCGGGCCCGGCCCAGGAACTCTGCAGACCGGGGCGGCCCCGGGGACGCGGGCGCGGAGCGAGCGCACGGGCGGGAGCAGGGCGGGCGCGCTCCCGAGCGCCGTGCGCGGGCGCGCAAGTGTGCGCGGGCCCGGgtcgccccgccccgccccggccaCGTGACCCGCCCGGTGCAAACAGGCCGGTCAGCTGACCCGGCTCCTGCGCCGCCAGCCCGGCTATAAGCGCAGCCCCCGCTCCGCTGGGACAGGCCGCCGCCGCCATGCAGGCCCCCCGCCTCCTGCTGCTCGCCCTCGGCCTGCTGGCCGCGCCCGCCGGCGCCCTGGTCAGGTGAGGCCCGGCGCCCCCGCGTCCCCACGGTCCCCGCGCCCCGGCCGCGCTGCGGTGCACCCGCGCCGCCTCCGCAGGGCCTTCCACCTGCCGGCGCGGGGCTCCGGGGGCGCAGCTCCGCGACCCCGTGTGGAGGCGCCGGACGCCCCTTCTCCACGCCACCGGGGTCGGACGGGAGGAGGCAGGGGGTGGCCGTGTCGGGGCTGCCCCCGGCGTCCCCAGCGTCgcaggtggggaggaggtggcGCTGATTCAGGACGATGGACTGGGATGTCTGTACTCGGGGCCCGCGTGTGGAAGTCGGGAGACCCAGGAGTGCTGGCCCTGGAGCCCCCTGgacctgggcaagtcatttcGCTCCCTGGGTCCCCTTGGCCTGCTGTGAACTGAGGTGTGGCCTTGCGCCGTCTGCAGGGGGTCTTGCCACAGGTTCTGAGCGGGGAGCCTCCTGGGGACCCTAAGAGTCCTGTTTGTCCCGGAGAGAGGAGGAGGTATGGGGAAGTGGTCCAGCTTACCCCTCCTGGGGCTGGGGCTCTGTCCCCGTGTGGACTATGCTCTCTTCAGGCCTAGGAACCTGTTCCCCCTCTGCCAGGGGAGGCCATCAACTGGCAGGCCTGGACTGGAACTGCGTATGTTGTGCCAGCCAGGCAGAGGAGGCACGAGGCCGAGGACCCCCGATCCCCCCACTTTGCCCCCCTCACAAGGCAGtctgcccctgcccccagagCTTTTTGAGCGGCCTGGGCATCCTTCCACGTGCTGTGGGCCTGCCACTCGTGGGCAGGTGGGTGAAGTCATAGGGTTGCAGGAGCTGGGGAGCTGGCTGGGCCGGCTAGGGGCACGGGTTTGTGGTGCTGGGTGAGACTGAGCCGTGGGCTGCGGCCTGGGGGCAGGTAGCTCTAATGGAGCCATTGTAGAGAACCTGTCTCAGCCTTGCCAGCCCCACCCATAGGCCTCCCCTCTCCCAAGAAGGGCAGAGAGAGCAGTGGAGAAGGGAGCCGGGGGCTCCCTGGGGGTGGGCAGCTGACCAGAGTCCCTCAGGCCTGACCCCAAGGTCCTGTGGGATGATGGCACCTTTTTCCTTGATCCCTAGAGGGTGTGGTCTTCTCCCTAGGCCAGAGCCTGGGGCAAGAATCCCGTCTTCCTGGAGCATGCCCTTGACGTGCTAGGAAAAGCCAGCTGTGACCTTGGACTCTCAAATCCCTGGGGTAGGGAGGAAGTTTCATCCAAGTGATTAAAAGCACAGGCGAGCTCTTCCTAAAGCAGGAGCAAGCTCAGAcacatggggtggggggcagggaccCCTCTCTCTGCCGTGTGCCCTGTGGGTTACAGCTTAGGACATCTGACCTCAGTTTTTAACTCCCCCGAGGCCACCCTAGGCTGGGCGGTGCCAGGCTCCTCTGGAGGGATATTCTGAGGAGGGGTACCAAGGGACACGTTTCGAGGAAGCACAGGAACCCGGAGTGCCCCAGGTGCAGTCACTCCTGGGCCTCATGAGGCTGGGCTGCGGTGGGGAGTGGGAGTGAGTGCAGCAGTTCAGGCGGGCTTCTGCGGGGAGGTGGTGTTAAAGGCCCTTCTGATGGTCCGGAGGAGGCTGCCTGGGGAGGCCGGGTTGACAGAGCTGCCAGTGCTGGCCTGGAGGTGGGGACCACCTGGGTGCAGGGTCTCGGTGGAGAGCACATGTGAACAGGAGGCCAGGTACAGCGGGACTCCTACAGCAGGGGTGGTAGGCACCTGCCAACACCCTAAACAGACCCCACGGGCCACTGTCCCAGAGGAGACCACAGCAAGTGCAGAAGAAGGATGGAAGATCAGCCAGGCTTTTGTAGCCTCTGGGGTAGCCGagggtggctggggagggacagggGCACACTGGCCTCCCagctgggtggaggtggggggaatgGGTGATCAGAGCCTTCCAGGACTTGGCCCAAGCAACCTGGGGGTGGTGATGGGTTGCCCCCTGCTGATGTGGGGGAAGGTGGGCCTGTAGGCTTTGGGCGACAGGCAGGAGTTTGCTTCAGGTGGATGTGCGGCGCAGACCACTCTCGGACGGGCCCTCAGCCGGCATGCAGGGGAGCCACCCTTACCCTGCCAGGGGCGCccagggtgggaggtggaggagggcGGTTGCCAGAGCCCCCACCCTAAGACAGCCTGACCCATTTTGACAGAATTCCTCTGTACAAGTTCACGTCCATCCGACGGACCATGTCGGAGGCAGGCGGACCCGTGGAAAAGCTGATCGCTCCGGGCCCCATCTCAAAGTACTCCCAGGGGATGCCCGCCGTGGGCCAGGGGCCTATTCCCGAGATGCTGAAGAACTACATGGATGTGAGTGTGGGGGCCATGAAGGGGGTGCTCTTGGTAAGCCCTGCTTCAGGCAGAGCCGGCTTCAGGGAAGGTTCTGAGCGATCTGGTGAAATGCTCCCATCTCTTGCTCTGGGCAGCCAGTGGTTTTGAGATCCACCTGTTCCGTAGGGGGCGGGGCTCCCAGGCTCAGCCATGCCCTGCAGCACCACACCCCACACTGGAACTGCCAGTTGGCGGTGGCCTGGCATTGGCGATGTCTCCCCCACATGTCCCGAGCACTGACCAGCAGCTCAGAGCTGCATGGGGGTCTAATCCTCATGACCCTCCTGCAGGGTATGGAGGGGCCTGGAATGAAACCCAAGCCTGGCCCTGAGAGGCTGCACAGTGGGGCTCTGGGGGCCCTTGAGCTCGGATCATCTGGGCTTGCCTGCCTGGGTGTTAGGAATGGCCCTGGAGCTTCAGTCTCCCTGCTTGTCCAGCTGGACAGTCTGGGACCTTGTGACCCTGCCAGCCCTCACTGTCTTCTCCTCAGTCAGCAGCCCTGTTGTAGAGAAACAGGCTCAGTCGTGGAACATTCTGGAATCCACGTAGGAAGCTGGGGCTTGGTCCGCCTGGTCCCAGCTCCAGGGCTGGGTTCTGGGCCAGAACCTGGCATCTCTGCGGCTGTCCATTCTCATACCCCTGCCCTAAGCCTCGAGAAGCCCTCACTGCCATCCCACTCTGGGCCCATGGCCTGCTGGGGATGGGATGGGCAGCCATACCCTTTGTCCTGCTTGGGCTGAGGCCTGGCTGTGACAGGAAGCCTGAGACTCACAGGCATGTGACCTGACGGGGGGGAAAAGGGGGACCATGTGCCTGGGGCCCGGCTGACCAGTCCTgatcccccaccacacacatgcatgcacacaggtATAAATTCACtcatacacacacgtgcatataTTCACACATGTAAGTGCATATGCATACACcccatacacgcacacacatacatgtgcataaacacacctacacacacataaacaaatgTGTTCATGCGCATAAACACATACCTACACACCCACACGTGTTCACATGctcaacacacatgcacacgcattcacacatacacactcaccaGGAGATTTGCTGAgtcatccccctccccccatctggACACTTCTGTCCGGTCATGAGTTAGCCACCACTGCTTCCTGGAGCTTAGTGGCCGGAGAGACACTGGGTGGGACTGGAGCCAGAACCCTGCAGCCAACCAGTGGCCCAGGCTCCCTCCCAGGGAAGGGGGTGCCCAGGCAGCCAGGACCCAAATGACCCTGAACTACAGGACCTCCACATCCTCTGACCTCAGGGGGCAACTGAGGCCCAGGGCAGGTAAGGCAGAGTTGCGGCGTGGTGTTTGACCCCAAGCCAGGACTGTTAGTCAGCTGGACCCCTCTGCCTGGGAGCTTTCCAGGCGTGGCCCTGTGGGACAAGGTCAGGgcaaggcctgaggccccaggAGGAAGGCACTTCTCTTCCTGGACCTCGGACCCCTGACAGCAGAAGGGCCTTGCAGGCAGGTCTTTCCCACGCCCAGGGTTCAGGTTGAGGGCCAAGTCTGTCTCCACACTGGCTTGACCACTGGTCTCATCTGTCAAATGTGGTTGTCCCTCCCCAACCTCTCCATGCATCAGGCTGGGGTGGGCAGCTGTAGCAAGGGCTCTGGAGACATCCAGTACCTGTGGGTATAAGGACCGAGGGCTGGGTCCTGGGAAGAGCCACAACCAGACTCGGCGGGGGCGGGTGGAAGTGGACAGCTCCTGGGCCATGACAACAGAGGTCTGGACCCCAGAGCCCCTCCCTCCAGATTCGGCCTTCAAGGCCTGGCTCCCGGGACAGCCGGGGGCCTTTTCAAGGAGACGGGGCACCCTCCCTATGGCTCTGACAGGCCTTGTCCCTGCCCAGGCCCAGTACTACGGGGAGATCGGCATCGGGACCCCGCCCCAGTGTTTCACAGTTGTCTTCGACACTGGCTCATCCAACCTGTGGGTCCCCTCGGTCAACTGCAAACTGCTGGACATCGCCTGCTGTGAGTGCTCCCCTGCCTGTCCACTGCCCCCACGCCTCTGCTGGGTGGCCAGGGGGAAGGCCCAGGGCCCCGCACCCTTTAGGATGTCCACCTGCCGTGGGGGCCTGGCCAGGCTCTGCACTGCCCTGACCCTGCCTCCCCCGTGCACTCAGTCATGCTCAGGGGTCTCTGGCTGCCAGAGCGGCAGGGATGGGGAGACTCTGGGGAGGGACCCCCGCACAGCCCACCGTCTAGGCCGTGCACATGTATACGCTTTCCCTCTGGGATGCTGGGGCCTGCCAGCCACCTGCAGTCTCAAGTCTGGCCCCTCTGGGATATAGCTGGAGGGCAGGGATACATCAGGAACACAGGGGTGGGCCTGGCACCTGGAGGTGGCCCGGCCTCAGGGGCCCTCTTAGGCAACACGCTGCTCCTGCCTCAGCCACACCAGATGGGCCAGGTCCCCTGTCCTGCCCCACAGTGCTACTTTCCGGGTGAACCTGTTCATACCAGCACAGCCTTGCCTCATAGGGCCGGGGGCTGTGGTGGCTGAGGCCGGGATGAGCTGGGGTCTGGACTGAGACTGAAGCTCTCCGGTCACAGTCCATGGTTCCGGGACCCCTCGTGTGGTGGGCCCCCAGGCACTGCCACATCACACCTTGGGAAGCATCTTGGGGGCTGGGTTCTGTGGCAGTTTGGGGGGGGTTGTAGGTCCTGGGTTGTGACAAGGGCCCAGGCTgaccagcccctccctccctgggGCAGGGATCCATAACAAGTACAACAGCAAGAAATCCAGCACCTACGTGAAGAACGGCACCACCTTTGACATCCACTACGGCTCGGGCAGCCTCTCCGGGTACCTGAGCCAGGACACTGTGTCGGTGAGTCCCTCTCAGGGCCTGCCCACTCCTGGGGCCCGGGGGTGCTCACCCTGGTCAGGGATTCACCCTCCTTTCATGTGTGGGCACCCCAGCCCGACCCCAGCTCCTGGGATGGCCTGTAGCAGTGAGCTGAGAgctggaggggaggaggcagccTTGCTAGGCAGGCAAGGCTCGAGCAAAGGCCCGGGGCAGGAAGAGCCTCGTGCACTCGGTGGTAAAGAAGTGAGTGAGGAAGGAGATTAGGAGCGGGACTGGCATGAGTGCAGGCCGAGGGACAGCCAGAAACCCCAGAAGGGCTGGAAGGGCTTGGACTCTCTGGAAGTCAGGGTACCATGAGCAGGTAGAGACGACCGGGGCAGGGGTCTGCCGATAGGGTAAGGATTTCAACACAGAAGTCACCGTAGCCTGGGCGACAGGTGGGTCCAGGCCCCAGCCCTGGGTAGTGGTGTGGTATGCCTCATCCCCAGCCGCCAGCTGGGCAGCTGCAGGCAGAGGTGCCGGTGGGGAGGCTTGGGTTCCATTCTGGGCGCATTGGGTTGAGGCGCCGGCAGGGTGTACATGGCCAGGCCCAGGCATGGGTGGGGTCCTGCAGTCAGTGGGTGGAGGGGAAAGGGGCTGCTGGCGGGGAGACAGCCACagaggaagtgggagggaggTGGAAAGTGACAAGGGTGGCTGTTGGGGGCCCCGCCTGAGTTGGTCCTGCCATGGAGCTGTCTGCTGCTCAGGTGGGCTGGGCACAGGAGGGGTCCAGGAGTTCTGGGGGCTGCTGAGCAGAGGTGACCGCAGCGAAGCCCTCCTGCAGGGCTGGGGGTCCGTGAGGAAGGCCCCTTTCTCCAGCCTATTTCTAACAGTCCTTGCTGGGTGTGGCCCAGGGGCTCGGTCGTGTCCTGTTTGTCTGGAGTGGCCTGCCCTGAAGGCCGCTCGTGTCCCCCTGTCTCTGAGCCCTCCTGCCCAGGTTTATCTGCTGGGGTCTCCCTGGGGTTCTCTCTGCTCTGGGCCCTGCTCGTCCTCAACAGGATGTTGCTCAGCCCGGGCCCTTGTCAGGCACCAGCCTCCCCCAACCTGCCCTTTCCCACATCCTGCTCTGGCCTCCCTCTCTGCAGCTGCGGccccaggctggggcagggggcagtGTGGTTGGAATCTGCCGCTCCGGGCAGGGTCAGCAGGGTGCCCAGACTCTCGTCCCAGAGCCCATGGCAGGACCAAGACTGGACTGGCActaggggaaggggaggggaaggggccgGAGCTGAGCAGAGCTAGGAGCCTGCCCCTCTGTGCTCCCTCCCAGGAGATGCCACCCACCCATGCCCTGCATCCCATCCCCAGCTAGTCCCCTGCAGTATCCGGCTCCATGTTTCCAGCCCTTCCTCGGGGCACTCTCTGCATCTCCTGCCGTCGTGGGGCAGGGGCTGTCCACTGAGCTGGCTTTGTGGCCCGCAGGTGCCCTGCAATCCAGCTGTGCGTGGTGTCAGAGTGCAGTGGCAGGTCTTTGGGGAGGCCACCAAGCAGCCGGGCATCACCTTCATTGCGGCCAAGTTTGATGGCATTCTGGGCATGGCGTACCCCCGCATCTCGGTCAACGATGTGCTGCCTGTCTTCGACAACGTGATGAGACAGAAGCTAGTGGACAACAACATCTTCTCCTTCTACCTGAACAGGTGGGTGCTGGCGTCAGGGTGAGGGGCATTGGGCCAGGAGCCTCCCATCATCCCTAGTTGCTGTGCTGCCCCTGCTGCCTGCCCATGCCCTCCCTGCAGGCGCTGGTGCCGCTCCTGACCCCTGACCTAAGGACATCTGGGAGGCAGGAGTGGGCTGCCCTCTGACAGAGAGGCATGTAGCCCCTAGGAGGGCTGTGTTCCAGCAGGGTCTCCCAGGAGGAGGT of Cynocephalus volans isolate mCynVol1 chromosome 4, mCynVol1.pri, whole genome shotgun sequence contains these proteins:
- the CTSD gene encoding cathepsin D isoform X2 yields the protein MQAPRLLLLALGLLAAPAGALVRIPLYKFTSIRRTMSEAGGPVEKLIAPGPISKYSQGMPAVGQGPIPEMLKNYMDAQYYGEIGIGTPPQCFTVVFDTGSSNLWVPSVNCKLLDIACWIHNKYNSKKSSTYVKNGTTFDIHYGSGSLSGYLSQDTVSVPCNPAVRGVRVQWQVFGEATKQPGITFIAAKFDGILGMAYPRISVNDVLPVFDNVMRQKLVDNNIFSFYLNRDPNVQPGGELMLGGFDSKYYKGSLSYVNVTRQAYWQVRLDQMDVGSGLTLCQGGCEAIVDTGTSLLVGPVDEVRELQKAIGAIPLIQGEYMIPCEKVSSLPPITLKLGGKAYSLSAEDYTLKVSQGGKTICLSGFMGMDIPPPAGPLWILGDVFIGRYYTVFDRDNNRVGFAEAARL
- the CTSD gene encoding cathepsin D isoform X1, whose amino-acid sequence is MDWDVCTRGPRVEVGRPRSAGPGAPWTWASHFAPWVPLACCELRIPLYKFTSIRRTMSEAGGPVEKLIAPGPISKYSQGMPAVGQGPIPEMLKNYMDAQYYGEIGIGTPPQCFTVVFDTGSSNLWVPSVNCKLLDIACWIHNKYNSKKSSTYVKNGTTFDIHYGSGSLSGYLSQDTVSVPCNPAVRGVRVQWQVFGEATKQPGITFIAAKFDGILGMAYPRISVNDVLPVFDNVMRQKLVDNNIFSFYLNRDPNVQPGGELMLGGFDSKYYKGSLSYVNVTRQAYWQVRLDQMDVGSGLTLCQGGCEAIVDTGTSLLVGPVDEVRELQKAIGAIPLIQGEYMIPCEKVSSLPPITLKLGGKAYSLSAEDYTLKVSQGGKTICLSGFMGMDIPPPAGPLWILGDVFIGRYYTVFDRDNNRVGFAEAARL